One Gigantopelta aegis isolate Gae_Host chromosome 1, Gae_host_genome, whole genome shotgun sequence genomic region harbors:
- the LOC121375690 gene encoding uncharacterized protein LOC121375690 produces the protein MFGSERSFLERPCKPVVLGLKPEITKVERKKSTKLRPIWMNTNLAINGALCFTLSRVTASPEDVKDAIESQLGCVIDYLRFSSVGEADIEHKTMWVFTVKGGTLNRQALHHGIKINGKRSRIRYLDDVVRLEPNAYKMYRSIEDETLSKAFSWFMY, from the coding sequence ATCTTTCCTAGAACGGCCTTGCAAACCAGTCGTGCTTGGCCTAAAACCAGAAATTACAAaagtggaaagaaagaaaagcacCAAACTACGACCAATATGGATGAACACTAATCTTGCCATAAATGGTGCTCTGTGCTTCACCTTAAGCAGGGTGACTGCAAGCCCCGAGGACGTAAAGGACGCCATTGAGTCTCAACTCGGCTGTGTGATAGACTATCTCCGCTTCAGTTCTGTGGGCGAGGCCGACATAGAACACAAGACCATGTGGGTGTTCACCGTGAAGGGAGGAACCCTCAACAGACAAGCCTTGCACCACGGCATAAAGATAAATGGCAAGCGCTCGCGCATCCGTTATCTCGATGACGTCGTGAGGCTGGAACCAAATGCATACAAGATGTACAGGTCCATCGAGGACGAAACATTGTCGAAAGCCTTCAGCTGGTTCATGTATTAG